In Papio anubis isolate 15944 chromosome 17, Panubis1.0, whole genome shotgun sequence, the following are encoded in one genomic region:
- the SLFN13 gene encoding LOW QUALITY PROTEIN: schlafen family member 13 (The sequence of the model RefSeq protein was modified relative to this genomic sequence to represent the inferred CDS: inserted 1 base in 1 codon) — MEANHCSLGVDLSYPDLVIDVGEVTLGEENRKKLQKTQRNQEKARVIQAACALLNSGGGVIRMDMANKDERPVEMGLDLEESLRNLIQYQYLQAFFETKQQGRCFYIFVKSWSGDPFPKDGSFNSRICSLSTSLYYRSGTSVLPMSSRHAFDLLKTKERQSKYNLINEGSPSSKIMQAVYQNISDSNPAYKVFQTDTIEYGEILSFPESPSIEFKQFSTEHIQQYVENIIPEYISAFANTEGGYLFIGVDDKSRKVLGCAKSKVDPNSLKNVIARAISKLPIVHFCFSKPPVEXKELYGYLCVIKVKAFCCVVFSEVPRSWMVKQKYVCPLTIEEWLEKMMDADPEFPPDFAEAFESQLSLSDSPSLCRPVYSKKGLEHKADLQRHLFPVPPGHLRYTPESLWKELSSQHEGLEELINKQVQPFSQGIVILSRSWAVDLNLQEKPGVICDALLIARNSTPILYTVLREQDAEGWDYCTRTAFTLKQNLVNVGGYTRKVCVKAKVLCLSPESSTEALEASVSPMEYPVSYRLAGTRHMEALLQSLVIVLLGFRSFLSDQLGCEVLNLLTAQQYEIFSKNLRKNRELFVHGLPGSGKTIMAMKIVEKIRNVFHCEAERILYVCENQPLRNFISDKKICQAETRKTFMREYFDHIQHIIIDEAQNFRTEDGDWYWKAKTITQREKDCPGVLWIFLDYFQTSHLGRSGLPLLSAQYPREELTRVVRNADEIAEYIQQEMQLIIENPPVNIPHGYLAILSEAKWAPGVSGNKKIIKNWTMEQIVTFVADTCWLFFERGYFPKDVAVLVSTTREVEHYWRELSKALRKKRVGHLSDASDMSGDDIILDSIRRFSGLERNIVFGIHPRTTDPAILPNILICLASRAKQYLYIFL, encoded by the exons ATGGAGGCAAATCACTGCTCCCTGGGTGTGGATCTATCTTACCCAGACCTGGTCATCGATGTCGGAGAAGTGACTcttggagaagaaaacagaaaaaagttgcAGAAAACTCAGAGAAACCAAGAAAAGGCGAGAGTTATACAGGCTGCGTGTGCTTTATTAAACTCAGGAGGAGGAGTGATTCGGATGGACATGGCCAACAAGGATGAGCGTCCCGTAGAGATGGGACTGGATTTAGAAGAATCCTTGAGAAATCTTATTCAGTATCAATATTTGCAGGCTTTCTTTGAGACTAAACAACAAGGAaggtgtttttacatttttgttaaatcTTGGAGTGGTGATCCTTTCCCTAAAGATGGTTCTTTCAATTCCCGCATTTGCAGCCTTAGTACTTCATTATACTATAGATCTGGCACCTCTGTGCTTCCCATGAGTTCAAGACACGCATTCGATTTACTGAAGACCAAAGAAAGACAGTCCAAATATAATCTGATTAATGAAGGGTCTCCATCTAGTAAAATTATGCAAGCTGTATACCAGAACATATCTGACTCAAATCCTGCGTATAAAGTTTTCCAAACAGACACTATTgaatatggtgaaatcctatctttTCCTGAGTCTCCATCCATCGAGTTTAAACAGTTCTCTACAGAACACATCCAAcaatatgtagaaaatataattCCAGAGTACATCTCTGCATTTGCAAACACTGAGGGAGGCTATCTTTTTATTGGAGTGGATGATAAGAGTAGGAAAGTCCTGGGATGTGCCAAAAGCAAAGTTGACCCTAActctttgaaaaatgtaattgcaAGAGCAATTTCTAAGTTGCCcattgtccatttttgcttttccaAACCTCCGGTAG GGAAAGAGTTGTATGGTTATCTCTGTGTGATTAAAGTGAAGGCATTCTGTTGTGTGGTGTTCTCGGAAGTTCCCAGGTCATGGATGGTGAAACAGAAGTATGTCTGTCCCCTGACAATTGAGGAATGGTTAGAGAAAATGATGGACGCAGATCCAG AGTTTCCTCCAGACTTTGCTGAGGCCTTTGAGTCTCAGTTGAGTCTATCTGACAGTCCTTCACTTTGCAGACCAGTGTATTCTAAGAAAGGTCTGGAACACAAAGCAGATCTACAACGACATTTATTTCCAG TCCCACCAGGACATTTGCGATATACTCCAGAGTCCCTCTGGAAGGAACTGTCCTCACAGCATGAAGGACTAGAGGAGTTAATAAACAAGCAAGTGCAACCTTTCTCCCAGGGAATTGTGATCCTCTCTAGAAGCTGGGCTGTGGACCTGAACTTGCAGGAGAAGCCAGGAGTCATCTGTGATGCTCTGCTGATAGCACGGAACAGCACCCCCATTCTCTACACTGTTCTCAGGGAGCAGGATGCAGAGGGCTGGGACTACTGCACTCGCACCGCCTTTACTTTGAAGCAGAACCTGGTGAACGTGGGGGGCTACACCAGGAAGGTGTGTGTCAAGGCCAAGGTCCTCTGCCTGAGTCCTGAGAGCAGCACAGAGGCCTTGGAGGCTTCAGTGTCTCCGATGGAATACCCCGTGTCCTATAGACTTGCAGGCACCCGGCACATGGAAGCCCTGCTGCAGTCCCTCGTGATTGTCTTGCTTGGCTTCAGGTCTTTCTTGAGTGACCAGCTCGGCTGTGAGGTTTTAAATCTGCTCACAGCCCAGCAGTATGAGATATTCTCCAAAAACCTCCGCAAGAACAGAGAATTGTTTGTCCACGGCTTACCTGGCTCAGGTAAGACCATCATGGCCATGAAGATCGTGGAGAAGATCAGGAATGTGTTTCACTGTGAGGCAGAGAGAATTCTCTATGTTTGCGAAAACCAGCCTCTGAGGAACTTTATCAG tGATAAAAAAATCTGCCAAGCAGAGACCCGGAAAACTTTCATGAGAGAATACTTTGATCACATTCAACACATCATCATTGACGAAGCTCAGAATTTCCGTACTGAAGATGGGGACTGGTATTGGAAGGCAAAAACCATCACTCAGAGAGAAAAGGATTGTCCAGGAGTTCTCTGGATCTTTCTGGACTACTTTCAGACCAGCCACTTAGGTCGTAGTGGCCTTCCCCTTCTCTCAGCACAGTATCCAAGGGAAGAGCTCACCAGAGTAGTCCGCAATGCAGATGAAATAGCCGAGTACATACAACAAGAAATGCAACTAATCATAGAAAATCCTCCAGTTAATATCCCCCATGGGTATCTGGCAATTCTCAGTGAAGCTAAATGGGCTCCAGGTGTTTCAGGCAacaaaaagattattaaaaactGGACTATGGAGCAAATAGTGACCTTTGTGGCAGACACCTGCTGGCTCTTCTTTGAAAGGGGCTATTTTCCGAAGGATGTTGCTGTGCTTGTCAGCACCACGAGAGAAGTGGAGCACTATTGGCGTGAGCTCTCGAAAGCACTGAGGAAGAAAAGGGTTGGGCATCTCAGTGATGCGTCTGATATGTCGGGTGATGACATTATTTTGGACAGTATCCGGCGATTCTCAGGCCTGGAAAGGAACATAGTGTTTGGGATCCATCCAAGGACAACTGACCCAGCTATCTTACCCAATATTCTGATCTGTCTGGCTTCCAGGGCAAAACAATAcctatatatttttctgtga